From one Papio anubis isolate 15944 chromosome 12, Panubis1.0, whole genome shotgun sequence genomic stretch:
- the POU2AF1 gene encoding POU domain class 2-associating factor 1 isoform X1 — protein MLWQKPTAPEQAPAPARPYQGVRVKEPVKELLRRKRGHASNGAAPAPTAVVLPHQPLATYTTVGPSCLDMEGSVSAVTEEGALCAGWLSQPTPATLQPLAPWTPYTEYVPHEAVSCPYSADMYVQPVCPSYTVVGPSSVLTYASPPLITNVTTRSSATPAVGPPLEGPEHQAPLTYFPWPQPLSTLPTSTLQYQPPAPALPGPQFVQLPISIPEPVLQDMEDPRRATSSLTIDKLLLEEEDSDAYALNHTLSVEGF, from the exons cggccccggcccggcCATACCAGGGCGTCCGCGTGAAGGAGCCAGTGAAGGAACTGCTGAGGAGGAAGCGAGGCCACGCCAGCAACGGGGCAGCGCCTGCACCTACGGcg GTGGTGCTGCCCCATCAGCCCCTGGCGACCTACACCACAGTGG GTCCTTCCTGCCTGGACATGGAAGGCTCTGTGTCTGCAGTGACGGAGGAGGGTGCTCTGTGTGCCGGCTGGCTCTCCCAGCCCACTCCGGccaccctccagcccctggccccATGGACACCTTACACCGAGTATGTGCCCCATGAAGCCGTCAGCTGTCCCTACTCAGCTGACATGTATGTGCAGCCCGTGTGCCCCAGCTACACGGTGGTGGGGCCCTCCTCAGTGTTGACCTATGCCTCTCCGCCACTCATCACCAATGTCACG ACAAGAAGCTCCGCCACGCCCGCAGTGGGGCCTCCGCTGGAGGGCCCAGAGCACCAGGCACCCCTCACCTATTTCCCGTGGCCTCAGCCCCTTTCCACGCTACCCACCTCCACCCTGCAGTACCAGCCTCCGGCCCCAGCCCTACCTGGGCCCCAGTTTGTCCAGCTCCCCATCTCTATCCCAGAGCCAGTCCTTCAGGACATGGAAGATCCCAGGAGAGCCACCAGCTCACTGACCATCGACAAGCTGCTTTTGGAGGAAGAGGATAGCGACGCCTACGCGCTCAACCACACTCTCTCTGTGGAAGGCTTTTAG